A single window of Agromyces aureus DNA harbors:
- the fmt gene encoding methionyl-tRNA formyltransferase produces the protein MQKLRLVFAGTPAAAVPSLERLAASGHEIVAVVTRPAAPLGRKRLLTPSPVAQAAERLGLPIVEAARLDAEATARIAASEPDLGVIVAYGGLVREPLLSTPPHGWINLHFSLLPAWRGAAPVQHALIAGEAETGAAVFRLVPELDAGDVFADLRRTIVADDTAGALLDELAMSGAELLAGVVDGIADGTAAAAPQVGEPSFAPKLGIDDARLNWSASAATVLARYRGVTPEPGAWTTIEGQRLKLLELAASSDSPPETSLRPGELAASGRRLFIGTADAPIEVRRVQPAGRTGMAAADWWRGSGRDGMVAE, from the coding sequence GTGCAGAAGCTCCGACTCGTCTTCGCCGGTACTCCGGCGGCCGCCGTTCCCTCGCTCGAACGACTCGCCGCGAGCGGGCATGAGATCGTCGCGGTCGTCACGCGTCCGGCGGCCCCGCTCGGACGCAAGCGGCTGTTGACGCCGTCGCCCGTGGCCCAGGCGGCCGAGCGGCTCGGGCTGCCGATCGTCGAGGCGGCACGGCTCGACGCTGAGGCCACCGCGCGCATCGCGGCATCCGAACCCGATCTCGGGGTGATCGTCGCCTATGGCGGGCTCGTGCGCGAGCCGCTGCTCTCGACCCCACCGCACGGCTGGATCAACCTGCACTTCTCGCTGCTTCCGGCATGGCGCGGCGCAGCGCCCGTCCAGCACGCGCTCATCGCCGGCGAGGCCGAGACCGGTGCCGCGGTGTTCCGGCTCGTGCCGGAGCTCGACGCGGGCGACGTCTTCGCCGACCTCCGGCGCACGATCGTGGCCGACGACACGGCGGGCGCGCTGCTCGACGAACTCGCCATGTCGGGCGCCGAGCTCCTCGCGGGCGTGGTCGACGGCATCGCCGACGGCACGGCCGCGGCCGCTCCCCAGGTCGGCGAGCCCTCGTTCGCCCCGAAGCTCGGCATCGACGATGCGCGTCTGAACTGGTCCGCTTCCGCTGCGACCGTGCTCGCACGATATCGAGGCGTCACGCCCGAACCCGGCGCGTGGACGACGATCGAGGGGCAGCGCCTGAAGCTGCTCGAGCTCGCCGCCTCGTCGGATTCGCCGCCCGAGACGAGCCTGCGCCCCGGCGAGCTCGCCGCGAGCGGTCGGCGCCTCTTCATCGGCACGGCCGACGCGCCGATCGAGGTGCGGCGCGTGCAGCCCGCCGGCCGCACGGGCATGGCGGCCGCCGACTGGTGGCGCGGATCCGGACGAGACGGGATGGTGGCCGAATGA